One Diospyros lotus cultivar Yz01 chromosome 1, ASM1463336v1, whole genome shotgun sequence genomic window carries:
- the LOC127808804 gene encoding uncharacterized protein LOC127808804 — MPFCYVSSYQAAGDAGIKIFYRTYGGGPNKVLMIIGLAGTHDSWLPQIKGLTGTVEPNDDQLAGFDRDAAEVGGDGNDAGDGVEVCAFDNRGMGRSSVPTKKSEYTTTTMAKDAIALMDHLGWRKAHVFGHSMGAMIACKFAALVPDRVLSLALLNVTGGGYQCFPKIDRQTLSIAIRFLRAKTPEQRAAVDLDTHYSKEYLEEYVGPNKRRALLYQEYVKGISASGMQSNYGFAGQINACWMHKMSLKEIESIRSAGFLISVIHGRHDVIAQLYHAKRLAEKLHPFARMVELHGGHLVSHERTEEVNQALLELIEASEAKISPHDWANLPTQSSGWTVTRISFGSTMVDTLDKLHLLLLYFFGLFVLVLEYLQRGLRRLKPVRVGPALT, encoded by the exons ATGCCGTTCTGCTACGTCAGCTCCTACCAGGCCGCCGGCGACGCCGGAATCAAGATTTTCTACAGGACCTACGGCGGCGGACCCAACAAGGTCCTTATGATCATTG GATTGGCTGGGACGCATGATTCTTGGCTCCCGCAGATCAAGGGGTTGACAGGCACCGTGGAGCCCAATGACGATCAATTGGCGGGCTTTGATCGTGATGCGGCCGAGGTTGGCGGCGATGGAAACGATGCCGGTGATGGCGTGGAGGTTTGTGCTTTTGATAATCGTGGAATGGGTAGAAGCTCTGTTCCCACCAAAAAATCAGAATATAC CACAACAACTATGGCGAAGGATGCAATAGCCTTGATGGATCATTTGGGTTGGAGAAAAGCCCACGTTTTTGGCCATTCCATGG GAGCAATGATAGCTTGTAAATTTGCAGCACTGGTGCCAGATAGAGTTCTGTCTTTGGCTCTACTGAATGTAACTGGTGGGGGTTATCAATGTTTTCCGAAG ATTGACCGTCAAACCTTATCTATTGCTATCCGTTTCTTGAGGGCAAAGACTCCTGAACAAAGGGCAGCTGTAGATTTGGACACCCACTACAGTAAg GAATACCTTGAAGAGTATGTTGGACCTAACAAAAGAAGAGCACTTCTGTATCAA GAATATGTGAAAGGCATATCAGCAAGTGGGATGCAGTCGAATTATGGATTTGCTGGCCAAATCAATGCCTGCTGGATGcataaaatgtcattaaaagaGATTGAATCAATTCGCTCTGCTGGATTTCTTATTTCAGTCATTCATGGCAG GCATGATGTCATTGCTCAACTATACCATGCAAAGAGACTTGCTGAGAAACTGCACCCCTTTGCCAGAATGGTAGAGCTACATGGAGGGCATCTAGTGAGTCATGAGAGGACTGAAGAG GTCAATCAAGCTCTTCTTGAATTGATTGAGGCATCAGAAGCAAAGATAAGCCCACATGACTGGGCAAACTTGCCCACACAAAGCTCTG GGTGGACAGTAACAAGGATATCATTTGGCAGCACAATGGTTGACACCTTAGATAAGCTACACCTGCTTCTATTATACTTTTTTGGCCTCTTTGTGTTGGTTTTAGAGTATCTACAAAGAGGTTTAAGAAGACTGAAACCGGTCAGAGTTGGACCGGCCCTCACATGA